The Longimicrobiaceae bacterium genome includes a window with the following:
- a CDS encoding carbohydrate ABC transporter permease encodes MRRPRLAVWGVHAALVLGALAAMLPMLWMVSASLMPSGEASTFPPRLFPRTVTFVHYGELFTRLNLGRGLANSAFVSLVVTAVSLVINSMAGYAFAKLRFRGRDQAFKLLVTGLVIPVQVSMLPLFLLMKNLHLINTYAGVIIPSLASIFGIFLIRQYAQSVPDELLDAARIDGAGELRIYFSIVVPVIRPILATLAIWTFLTTWNDFMWPLIVLSDESRYTLPVALASLVGEHVQDTELMMAGSVLTIFPVLLVFLVLQRYYVEGVMMGSVKG; translated from the coding sequence GTGAGGCGGCCGCGGCTCGCCGTGTGGGGCGTGCACGCGGCGCTCGTGCTGGGCGCCCTCGCCGCCATGCTGCCCATGCTGTGGATGGTCTCCGCCTCGCTCATGCCGAGCGGGGAGGCGAGCACGTTCCCGCCGCGTCTCTTCCCGCGCACGGTGACGTTCGTGCACTACGGCGAGCTGTTCACACGGCTCAACCTGGGGCGCGGCCTGGCGAACAGCGCGTTCGTCTCGCTGGTCGTCACGGCGGTCTCGCTCGTCATCAACTCCATGGCGGGCTATGCGTTCGCCAAGCTGCGGTTCCGCGGGCGCGACCAGGCGTTCAAGCTGCTCGTCACCGGCCTCGTGATCCCCGTGCAGGTGAGCATGCTTCCGCTCTTCCTGCTCATGAAGAACCTGCACCTCATCAACACCTACGCGGGCGTCATCATCCCGTCGCTCGCCAGCATCTTCGGCATCTTCCTCATCCGCCAGTACGCGCAGTCGGTGCCGGACGAGCTGCTCGACGCGGCACGCATAGACGGCGCGGGCGAGCTGCGCATCTACTTCAGCATCGTCGTCCCCGTCATCCGCCCCATCCTGGCCACGCTCGCCATCTGGACCTTCCTGACCACGTGGAACGACTTCATGTGGCCCCTCATCGTGCTCAGCGACGAGTCGCGCTACACGCTGCCCGTGGCGCTCGCATCCCTCGTGGGCGAGCACGTGCAGGACACCGAGCTGATGATGGCGGGCTCGGTGCTCACCATCTTCCCCGTCCTCCTCGTCTTTCTCGTGCTCCAGCGCTACTACGTGGAGGGCGTGATGATGGGAAGCGTGAAGGGATGA